From one Minwuia thermotolerans genomic stretch:
- a CDS encoding Mov34/MPN/PAD-1 family protein, translating to MTSGRVALPEDCAGEIFAALSGSFPEEGCGLLVGRLEDGSVRIESVVPSPNIAEAREKTFEIDPGLRLRTQREARAAGLEIVGHYHSHPFGEPIPSDTDRGRAAGEPELVWLIMGLRWGGAQGLAAWRMAPGLEPERLALDIIEQGNAG from the coding sequence ATGACGTCCGGCCGCGTCGCCCTGCCGGAGGATTGCGCGGGCGAGATATTCGCCGCGCTGTCCGGGAGCTTTCCAGAGGAGGGCTGCGGGCTGCTGGTCGGCCGTCTCGAAGACGGCAGCGTCCGGATCGAAAGCGTCGTGCCCAGCCCCAACATCGCCGAGGCGCGGGAGAAGACCTTCGAGATCGACCCGGGCCTCAGGCTCCGCACCCAGCGTGAGGCGCGTGCCGCGGGACTGGAAATCGTCGGCCACTATCACAGTCATCCGTTCGGCGAACCGATCCCCTCGGACACCGACCGGGGACGCGCCGCGGGCGAACCGGAACTGGTCTGGCTGATCATGGGCCTGCGCTGGGGCGGCGCGCAGGGACTCGCCGCCTGGCGCATGGCGCCCGGCCTGGAGCCCGAAAGGCTTGCCCTGGACATCATCGAACAAGGAAACGCCGGATGA
- a CDS encoding threonine aldolase family protein, giving the protein MNFASDNIAGVHPRIMEALQSANAGFSPSYGADDLTASLEARLKDIFETDLAVFPVATGSAANCLALSALSPPWGAIYCHDHAHIFDDECCGPEFYTGGAKLYPVEAEHGRLTVEGLRAGLGRFKAGFDHHPQPAAISLTQCTEWGAVYPVDRIAALSDLAHAHGCRVHMDGARFANALASLDVSPAEMTWKAGVDALSFGATKNGAMAAEAVIFFDTDLAKDFIYRRKRAGHLFSKMRFLSAQLLAYLEDDLWLENARHANRAAARLHDGLARLNSVAFAAPVEANELFVALPEDTAALLREAGASFHTMSKDGRDVSRLVTSFATGDDEVDRFIGICGG; this is encoded by the coding sequence ATGAATTTCGCTTCCGACAACATCGCCGGCGTCCATCCGCGGATCATGGAGGCGCTTCAGAGCGCCAACGCGGGATTCAGCCCGTCCTATGGCGCCGACGACCTGACCGCATCGCTGGAGGCGCGGCTCAAGGACATCTTCGAGACCGACCTCGCCGTCTTTCCCGTGGCGACGGGCTCCGCCGCCAACTGCCTTGCGCTGTCCGCGCTCTCGCCGCCCTGGGGGGCGATCTACTGCCACGACCACGCCCACATCTTCGACGACGAGTGCTGCGGCCCGGAGTTCTACACCGGCGGCGCCAAGCTCTATCCCGTCGAGGCCGAGCATGGCCGGCTGACGGTCGAGGGCCTGAGGGCGGGTCTCGGCCGCTTCAAGGCCGGATTCGATCACCACCCCCAGCCGGCGGCGATCTCGCTCACCCAGTGCACCGAGTGGGGGGCGGTCTATCCGGTCGACCGGATCGCGGCGTTGAGCGACCTGGCGCATGCTCATGGTTGCCGCGTCCACATGGACGGCGCGCGCTTCGCCAACGCGCTGGCCAGCCTGGACGTCAGTCCCGCCGAGATGACCTGGAAGGCCGGCGTCGACGCGCTGTCCTTCGGCGCGACGAAGAACGGCGCCATGGCGGCCGAAGCGGTGATCTTTTTCGACACGGACCTGGCGAAGGACTTCATCTACCGCCGCAAGCGGGCGGGACACCTGTTCTCCAAGATGCGGTTCCTGTCGGCGCAGCTTCTGGCCTATCTGGAGGACGATCTGTGGCTGGAGAACGCGCGTCACGCCAACCGGGCGGCAGCGCGGCTCCACGACGGCCTTGCACGTCTGAACAGTGTGGCGTTCGCCGCGCCCGTCGAGGCGAACGAGTTGTTCGTGGCCCTGCCCGAGGACACGGCCGCGCTGCTGCGGGAAGCGGGCGCGAGCTTCCACACCATGAGCAAGGACGGCCGCGACGTCTCGCGGCTGGTCACCTCCTTCGCGACCGGCGATGATGAAGTCGACCGTTTCATCGGAATCTGCGGCGGCTGA
- a CDS encoding UbiH/UbiF/VisC/COQ6 family ubiquinone biosynthesis hydroxylase: MAEQRTRVLIVGGGLVGLSLAAALGRAGIETMVVDREAPETTVAPPFDGRASAIAAASWRMLQRLDVAPRIRDVQPIEEIRVSDGNAPLFLHYDHRDLGDEPLGQMVENRFTRRALLDSVAELDSVILAAPMSVGRLRRGQAGVEASLSDGTLVRAELCVAADGRQSRLREEAGIDAIVRRYPQDGIVCTIAHELPHRAIAHERFLPAGPFAILPLTANRSSLVWTERSDLAPAFLELDAAAFAHEIQRRVGGFLGDLEVVGPRFRYPLTLVLAQDYHAHRLALIGDAAHGIHPIAGQGFNLGLRDVAALTEILEEAAGIGMDLGDATLLARYEQWRRTDSVVLAGVTDILNRLFSNDLPPIRLVRDLGLAAVNRTKPLRRFFMRHAMGDVGDSPALLRR; encoded by the coding sequence ATGGCGGAACAACGCACCAGGGTACTGATCGTCGGCGGCGGGCTGGTGGGTCTGAGCCTGGCCGCCGCGCTGGGCCGCGCCGGAATCGAGACCATGGTCGTCGACCGGGAAGCGCCGGAGACGACCGTCGCGCCGCCATTCGACGGGCGCGCTTCCGCCATCGCCGCCGCCTCCTGGCGCATGCTCCAGCGCCTGGATGTCGCGCCACGCATCCGGGACGTGCAGCCGATCGAGGAGATCCGCGTCTCCGACGGCAATGCGCCGCTGTTCCTGCACTACGACCACCGGGATCTGGGCGATGAGCCCCTGGGCCAGATGGTGGAGAACCGGTTCACCCGCCGCGCCCTGCTGGACAGCGTGGCCGAACTGGATTCGGTCATCCTGGCCGCGCCCATGTCGGTCGGCCGTCTGCGCCGCGGGCAGGCCGGGGTCGAGGCCAGCCTGTCGGACGGCACACTGGTGCGCGCCGAGCTCTGTGTCGCGGCCGACGGGCGGCAGTCGCGTCTGCGCGAGGAGGCCGGCATAGACGCCATCGTGCGGCGCTATCCGCAGGACGGTATTGTCTGCACCATCGCCCACGAACTGCCCCACCGGGCGATCGCACACGAGCGGTTCCTCCCGGCGGGTCCGTTCGCCATCCTGCCGCTGACCGCCAACCGCTCCTCGCTGGTCTGGACCGAACGCAGCGATCTGGCGCCCGCGTTCCTGGAACTGGACGCCGCCGCCTTTGCCCACGAGATCCAGCGCCGGGTCGGCGGATTCCTGGGCGATCTGGAGGTGGTGGGCCCCCGCTTCCGCTATCCGCTCACCCTGGTGCTGGCGCAGGACTACCATGCGCACCGGCTGGCCCTGATCGGCGACGCCGCCCACGGCATCCATCCGATCGCCGGCCAGGGCTTCAATCTGGGCCTCAGGGACGTAGCGGCGCTGACCGAGATTCTGGAGGAAGCCGCCGGGATCGGCATGGACCTCGGCGACGCCACGCTGCTGGCGCGCTACGAACAGTGGCGGCGCACCGATTCGGTGGTGCTGGCGGGCGTCACCGACATCCTCAACCGGCTGTTCTCCAACGATCTGCCGCCGATCCGGCTGGTCCGCGACCTTGGTCTCGCCGCCGTCAACCGCACGAAGCCGCTGCGCCGGTTCTTCATGCGCCATGCCATGGGCGACGTCGGCGACAGCCCCGCCCTGCTCAGGCGCTGA
- a CDS encoding cation:proton antiporter: protein MHEGIWTTILGLFGLMTIAVLILPVAKRYKFPYTVLLAVVGIILGLLISAAHDAHLGPVSDLLHSFESFDLTSEIIIFVFLPALVFESSLSIDVRKLMADIRPILFLAVIGLLISAFMVGGAVYAVSGMGFVVCLLLGAILSATDPVAVVAIFKDLGAPKRLAILVEGESLFNDATAIVLFNILVAMILGAAEADLIGGAFGFLQVFVGGIVVGYLMARGFAWVIGHVGGIALVEVTLTISLAYLSFLVAEHYLHVSGVMAVVTAALVMGSYGRTTISGHGWHLLQETWENLGFWANSLIFVLVGMAVPQILSVFTGGMWTTLVVLIATAFFARGLLTHAVLPVLSRSGIAANVSLGFRTVMWWGGLRGAVSLALALAVLENEAFPVDVRNFIAALVCAFVLFTLFVNATTVGAVMKAFGLDRLSPADLAVRNRTIARALDDISKAVPRWAERHNIPGEVGAQVAGDYARRVEEMNTAEGTAVELSDGDWLKIGLLATVGRERQGYLDHYSRGYVPSATARELVALTDELMDATKTGGVEGYRSAADKLLEFNWRFMLSMQVQRRFGMAGPLGKRLANRMERLRTVIAVLAEVRDQGIDDIRALVGDPAADRLCEILDERRETVMSALNALRVQYPDYAGKLQRRYLQQVAIRRERSDYARLHDEAIIGAEIYANLQQELEEREDELGQRPALDLGLDPEQLVAGVPLFQGLSQDRIQAIAALLKSELALPGENLCRKGETGDAMYFVSSGAIEVRVEPEPVMLGSGDFFGEIALLKDAPRTADVVAKTFSDLLILERRDFQKLLDANPDLRKTIETVAEERLSA, encoded by the coding sequence ATGCACGAGGGAATCTGGACGACCATTCTCGGGCTGTTCGGCCTGATGACGATCGCCGTGCTGATCCTGCCGGTCGCGAAGCGCTACAAGTTTCCCTACACGGTGCTGCTCGCCGTCGTCGGGATCATCCTCGGCCTGCTGATCAGCGCCGCGCACGACGCCCATCTGGGGCCGGTCAGCGACCTGCTGCACAGTTTCGAGAGCTTCGATCTGACGTCGGAGATCATCATCTTCGTCTTCCTGCCGGCTCTGGTCTTCGAAAGCAGCCTGTCGATCGACGTGCGCAAGCTGATGGCCGACATACGCCCGATCCTGTTCCTGGCGGTCATCGGCCTGCTGATTTCCGCCTTCATGGTCGGCGGCGCGGTCTACGCGGTTTCCGGCATGGGCTTCGTCGTCTGCCTGCTGCTTGGCGCCATCCTCTCGGCCACGGACCCGGTCGCGGTCGTGGCGATCTTCAAGGATCTGGGCGCGCCGAAACGGCTCGCCATCCTGGTCGAGGGCGAGAGCCTGTTCAACGACGCCACGGCCATCGTGCTGTTCAATATCCTGGTCGCCATGATCCTGGGGGCCGCCGAAGCGGACCTGATCGGCGGCGCCTTCGGCTTCCTCCAGGTCTTCGTGGGCGGCATCGTCGTCGGCTACCTCATGGCCCGCGGCTTCGCCTGGGTGATCGGCCATGTCGGCGGCATTGCCCTGGTGGAGGTCACGCTGACGATCTCGCTGGCCTATCTCTCCTTCCTGGTCGCCGAGCACTATCTGCATGTCTCCGGCGTCATGGCGGTGGTCACGGCGGCGCTGGTGATGGGCTCTTACGGACGGACCACGATCTCCGGCCATGGCTGGCATCTGCTGCAGGAAACCTGGGAGAATCTGGGGTTCTGGGCCAATTCCCTGATCTTCGTCCTGGTGGGCATGGCCGTGCCTCAGATCCTGTCGGTGTTTACCGGCGGCATGTGGACCACCCTGGTGGTGCTCATCGCCACGGCCTTCTTCGCCCGCGGCCTGCTCACCCACGCCGTGCTGCCCGTGCTCAGCCGCTCGGGCATCGCCGCGAATGTCAGCCTCGGCTTCCGCACCGTGATGTGGTGGGGCGGTCTGCGCGGCGCGGTCTCGCTGGCGCTGGCGCTGGCAGTTCTCGAGAACGAGGCCTTCCCCGTCGACGTGCGGAATTTCATCGCCGCGCTGGTCTGCGCCTTCGTGCTGTTCACGCTGTTCGTCAACGCGACCACGGTGGGGGCGGTCATGAAGGCCTTCGGCCTCGACCGCCTGTCGCCGGCCGATCTGGCGGTGCGCAACCGCACCATCGCCCGGGCGCTGGACGACATCAGCAAGGCCGTCCCCCGCTGGGCCGAGCGCCACAACATCCCCGGCGAGGTCGGCGCGCAGGTGGCTGGCGACTACGCCCGGCGGGTCGAGGAGATGAACACGGCGGAAGGGACAGCCGTGGAACTCAGCGATGGCGACTGGCTCAAGATCGGTCTGCTGGCGACGGTCGGCCGCGAGCGCCAGGGCTATCTGGATCATTACTCGCGCGGCTATGTGCCTTCGGCAACGGCGCGGGAACTGGTGGCGTTGACCGACGAACTCATGGACGCCACCAAGACCGGCGGCGTCGAGGGTTACCGCAGCGCAGCGGACAAGCTGCTGGAGTTCAACTGGCGCTTCATGCTGTCGATGCAGGTCCAGCGGCGATTCGGCATGGCCGGCCCCCTTGGCAAGAGGCTGGCGAACCGCATGGAGCGGCTGCGCACGGTGATCGCGGTGCTGGCGGAAGTGCGCGATCAGGGCATCGACGACATCCGCGCGCTGGTCGGCGATCCGGCCGCCGACCGCCTGTGCGAGATCCTGGACGAACGGCGCGAGACCGTGATGTCGGCGCTCAATGCGCTCCGGGTCCAGTATCCCGACTATGCCGGCAAGCTGCAGCGGCGCTACCTGCAGCAGGTCGCGATCAGGCGAGAGCGGAGCGACTACGCCCGCCTGCACGACGAGGCCATCATCGGGGCGGAGATCTACGCCAATCTCCAGCAGGAGCTGGAGGAGCGCGAGGACGAACTTGGCCAGCGGCCGGCGCTGGATCTGGGTCTCGATCCCGAGCAACTCGTCGCCGGTGTGCCTCTGTTCCAGGGGCTCAGCCAGGATCGCATCCAGGCCATCGCGGCCCTGCTGAAATCGGAACTGGCCCTGCCGGGCGAGAACCTCTGCCGCAAGGGGGAGACGGGCGATGCCATGTACTTCGTCTCCTCGGGCGCCATCGAGGTCCGCGTCGAACCGGAGCCGGTCATGCTGGGCTCGGGCGATTTCTTCGGCGAGATCGCGCTGCTCAAGGACGCGCCGCGCACCGCCGACGTGGTGGCGAAGACCTTCTCCGACCTGCTGATCCTGGAGCGGCGTGACTTCCAGAAGCTGCTGGACGCCAACCCGGATCTGCGCAAGACGATCGAGACGGTCGCCGAGGAGCGTCTCAGCGCCTGA
- a CDS encoding enoyl-CoA hydratase/isomerase family protein, which yields MTNYPDFEFIRLARVGTRAWLTFNRPEARNALTHRMMEEIGEALAAVRADAEARVLILRGAGGSFSAGGDLNAMQEMPPAPAPGEADPLFQPYRFFGDVLRDLDRMPIPVVAVVEGGAAGGGFGMTCCADVAIIRADAKFALPEPKVGFIPSQILPFIARRIGAGQLRRIAVLGQRIGGEEAFRLGVGHYLARTETETEEILAAVLDEVDRNDPAAVAAVKEIVLMTEEAALDETLDKAAQHLIRLLRRPEAPAGMRAFLNKQPPPWLARAREMNGAGRKQPHPVQSRASPDGSDN from the coding sequence TTGACGAACTATCCGGATTTCGAGTTCATCCGGCTGGCGCGCGTTGGCACGCGCGCCTGGCTGACATTCAACCGGCCCGAGGCCCGCAATGCGCTGACCCACCGAATGATGGAGGAGATCGGCGAAGCGCTGGCCGCCGTCCGGGCCGACGCCGAGGCCCGGGTGCTGATCCTGCGCGGCGCGGGCGGGAGTTTCTCGGCCGGCGGAGACCTCAACGCCATGCAGGAGATGCCGCCGGCTCCGGCGCCTGGCGAGGCGGACCCGCTGTTCCAGCCCTACCGCTTTTTCGGCGACGTGCTGCGCGATCTCGACCGCATGCCGATTCCGGTCGTCGCCGTGGTCGAGGGCGGCGCCGCCGGCGGCGGCTTCGGCATGACCTGTTGCGCCGATGTCGCCATCATCCGGGCTGACGCGAAGTTCGCCCTGCCGGAGCCCAAGGTCGGCTTCATCCCATCCCAGATCCTGCCCTTCATCGCCCGGCGGATCGGGGCAGGGCAGTTGCGCCGGATCGCCGTTCTGGGCCAGCGGATCGGCGGCGAGGAGGCGTTTCGCCTGGGCGTGGGCCATTATCTCGCCCGCACCGAGACGGAGACGGAGGAGATCCTGGCCGCGGTGCTGGACGAGGTCGACCGCAACGATCCGGCGGCGGTGGCGGCGGTCAAGGAGATCGTGCTGATGACGGAGGAGGCTGCGCTCGACGAGACCCTGGACAAAGCGGCCCAGCACCTGATCCGCCTGCTCCGGCGTCCCGAAGCGCCGGCCGGCATGCGCGCCTTCCTGAACAAGCAGCCGCCTCCGTGGCTGGCGCGGGCCCGCGAGATGAACGGCGCCGGCAGGAAACAGCCCCATCCCGTGCAGTCCCGGGCCAGTCCCGATGGTTCAGACAATTAA
- a CDS encoding adenylate/guanylate cyclase domain-containing protein produces the protein MRFLHTHIGRDTAERGLPPMHPLTLRFVDREWDARYRETQREDNLRTVRLAFLITIAINLVFVPQDLFFFPENAETIALVRALGVNGLFLAILGLSYTQHFRTRWPALLMLGALVYTLFQALANVYGGQPAPLDHAFVIVIFAIYALFPFFYIQAVVTALLATALFVAITLGLAWPPPDFQQAIYAVMLMLTANIIGLIALRRVEKLRRLDFANNDLIDRERARVRELLDRILPKSVAARLRDGESQVVEQLADVTVLFADVEGFTNIAAECAPEETLAMLSDTFERFDRLTRKHGVEKIKTIGDAYMVAAGAPKGSTADARAAAGLALDMLASMSDCRRPDGTPLNIRIGMARGAIIAGVVGDSRFLYDLWGDAVNTASRMETTGAPGRIQVTREVVEALDGAYAFEARGEVEVKGKGMMPTWWLLGPVAASEAAD, from the coding sequence ATGAGATTCCTGCATACGCATATCGGCCGGGACACGGCGGAACGGGGGCTGCCGCCGATGCACCCGTTGACACTTCGCTTCGTCGACCGGGAGTGGGACGCGCGCTACCGGGAAACGCAGCGCGAGGACAATCTCCGCACGGTCCGCCTGGCCTTCCTGATCACGATCGCCATCAATCTCGTCTTCGTCCCGCAGGACCTGTTCTTCTTTCCCGAGAACGCGGAGACCATCGCCCTTGTGCGGGCGCTGGGCGTGAACGGCCTGTTCCTGGCGATCCTGGGCCTCAGCTACACTCAGCACTTCCGCACGCGATGGCCGGCGCTGCTGATGCTGGGCGCGCTCGTCTACACGCTCTTCCAGGCGCTGGCCAACGTCTATGGCGGCCAGCCGGCGCCGCTGGACCATGCCTTCGTCATCGTCATCTTCGCGATCTATGCGCTGTTTCCGTTCTTCTACATCCAGGCCGTGGTGACGGCCCTGCTCGCGACGGCGCTGTTCGTCGCCATCACGCTGGGGCTCGCCTGGCCGCCGCCGGACTTCCAGCAGGCGATCTATGCGGTGATGCTGATGCTTACCGCGAACATCATCGGGCTGATCGCGCTGCGCCGGGTGGAGAAGCTCCGCCGGCTCGACTTCGCCAACAACGACCTGATCGACCGGGAGCGCGCGCGGGTGCGCGAACTGCTCGACCGGATCCTGCCGAAATCGGTGGCCGCGCGCCTCCGCGACGGGGAAAGCCAGGTGGTGGAGCAACTGGCCGACGTCACCGTGCTGTTCGCCGACGTGGAAGGCTTCACCAACATCGCCGCCGAGTGTGCGCCCGAGGAAACCCTGGCCATGCTGTCGGACACCTTCGAGCGTTTCGACCGGCTGACCCGGAAGCACGGCGTCGAGAAGATCAAGACCATCGGCGACGCCTACATGGTCGCCGCCGGCGCGCCCAAGGGCTCCACCGCCGACGCGCGCGCGGCGGCCGGGCTGGCGCTCGACATGCTGGCGAGCATGAGCGATTGCCGCCGGCCGGACGGGACGCCGCTGAACATCCGCATCGGCATGGCGCGCGGGGCGATCATCGCCGGCGTGGTCGGTGACAGCCGATTTCTCTACGATCTCTGGGGTGACGCGGTGAACACCGCTTCCCGCATGGAGACCACCGGGGCTCCGGGCCGCATCCAGGTCACGCGCGAAGTCGTCGAGGCGCTGGACGGCGCCTACGCGTTCGAGGCCCGCGGCGAAGTCGAAGTCAAGGGCAAGGGCATGATGCCCACCTGGTGGCTGCTGGGCCCCGTCGCCGCGAGCGAAGCCGCGGACTGA